From the genome of Lotus japonicus ecotype B-129 chromosome 6, LjGifu_v1.2, one region includes:
- the LOC130725503 gene encoding uncharacterized protein LOC130725503, which translates to MSSLGRYRYEVQGKVWRPKVQPVVREEGVALQHKKQQVQQEERPQQEGSHLSFNLLDLNEAWVQRCAHARTIGSMSVDILQESFSSIGLYNFRLILLGAKEVLLEFETKEEMQSTITECRYFLEHYVTDVTPCTIFTFGASQLVWIRLWQVPLGLWTQPFFSTVGNRLGTYVMSDDATTLRHRIDYARILVRMNHPLLNCFTMSVDVEGTSCIVLVEKDAATYDYGRVEVMPSTPVKEYVLDESSDDESMNDGIATTPEAAHEKDYESAFDVNSKEEDEIYRNDKMEGLAFLQTEATEEVLCGGMAVRKVAAELCSESPVRDNGDALFSNSKIAPVYSRTQFKEPFKGLVDSIKSGEQVKEQILVVDKGEACVSNSKVTTVNFGTKFREQNTVLMDAINLAAQTREEVLTRNHGEMKVSGEDEGELLCHSYDSNGE; encoded by the coding sequence ATGTCGTCGTTGGGTAGGTATCGGTATGAAGTTCAAGGAAAGGTTTGGCGACCAAAGGTGCAACCTGTGGTGCGTGAAGAGGGGGTAGCTTTACAACATAAAAAGCAGCAGGTTCAGCAGGAGGAGCGTCCACAGCAGGAGGGATCTCATTTAAGCTTTAATTTGTTAGACCTGAATGAGGCTTGGGTGCAAAGGTGCGCACATGCGCGTACAATTGGGTCCATGAGCGTCGACATTTTGCAAGAGTCGTTTAGCAGCATTGGACTCTACAACTTTCGTCTCATCCTTTTGGGAGCGAAAGAAGTTTTGCTTGAATTTGAGACTAAGGAGGAGATGCAGAGCACAATCACAGAGTGCAGGTATTTTTTAGAGCATTATGTAACTGATGTCACGCCGTGTACTATTTTCACGTTTGGTGCGTCTCAACTTGTTTGGATTCGCTTATGGCAAGTCCCCCTGGGGTTGTGGACTCAGCCTTTCTTCTCAACGGTTGGAAATAGGCTCGGGACCTATGTGATGTCTGATGATGCAACCACGCTACGACATCGAATTGATTATGCACGCATATTAGTTCGAATGAATCATCCGCTTTTGAATTGTTTCACTATGTCTGTTGATGTCGAAGGGACGTCCTGCATTGTGTTGGTTGAGAAGGACGCCGCTACTTATGATTATGGGCGAGTTGAAGTTATGCCGTCAACGCCAGTGAAAGAATATGTGTTAGATGAGAGTTCTGATGATGAGTCCATGAACGATGGGATTGCCACAACCCCAGAAGCTGCTCATGAAAAGGACTATGAGTCTGCATTTGATGTGAACTCTAAGGAGGAAGATGAAATCTATAGGAATGACAAGATGGAAGGCCTGGCTTTTTTACAGACCGAGGCAACTGAGGAGGTGTTGTGTGGTGGCATGGCGGTGAGGAAGGTGGCGGCAGAACTGTGTTCGGAGTCGCCGGTGAGAGACAATGGAGATGCGttgttttcaaattcaaaaattgCACCGGTTTATTCAAGAACGCAATTCAAGGAGCCATTCAAGGGCCTGGTCGACTCCATTAAATCAGGAGAGCAAGTCAAGGAGCAGATCTTGGTCGTAGATAAGGGAGAAGCGTGTGTTTCAAATTCAAAGGTAACAACAGTTAATTTTGGGACGAAATTCAGGGAGCAGAACACGGTCTTGATGGATGCAATTAATTTAGCAGCGCAAACCAGGGAAGAGGTTTTGACGAGAAATCATGGAGAAATGAAAGTTTCAGGCGAAGATGAAGGAGAACTGTTATGCCACTCGTATGATTCTAACGGTGAATGA